TTCTGAATTTCAATCCGGTTCTGCTCCGGATTGCCCCCCTGTTCAATCAACCCCCGGGAGAGGGCGATGTCACCATAGCCGAAGAGCAACAAGGCTTCGGCTGGCAGGCCATCACGCCCGGCCCGGCCGGTCTCCTGATAGTAGCTTTCGATATTCTTCGGGAGGTCGTAGTGCACGACAAAACGAACATTTGGTTTATCGATTCCCATACCAAAGGCAACCGTGGCGACGACGATCTGTATATCATCACGCAGAAACTGTTCCTGAACCGTTCGACGGGTCTCGGCGTTGAGCCCGGCATGGTAAGCCGCAGCCTTGTACCCGTCGTCCTGAAGTTTTGCGGCAATACTTTCCACCCGTTTACGGCTCAAGGCGTAAACGATGCCCGATTCCTCCTGCCGACCGGAGAGAAATCGCCGCAGCTGCTCGGCCGGTTTTTTTTTGTCGATCAGGGTATAACGGATATTCGGCCGATCAAAGCTGGCACATATCTGGAGTGGTTTGTTGAGACTCAGTCGTTGCAGAATATCGCGGCGGGTCTGTTTTTCAGCGGTTGCCGTGAGTGCCAGCATCGGTATTTCGGGGAACTGCTGCCTGAGGGAACCAAGCTGGATATATTCGGGACGGAAATCATGCCCCCATTGGGAAACACAGTGAGCTTCATCAATGGCAAAAAGGGCGATCTCGAGTTCCTCCAGTCTTTTCCTGAAACCATTGTTCAAGAGTCGCTCCGGCGCAACATAAAGCAGGTCAAGTTCACCGGCGTGCAGTTGCGCCAGCACCTGCCGCGCTTCAGCCGCTTTCAACGAGGAATTGTAGCAGGCTGCCCGTACGCCATTGGCAACCAGGGCATCAACCTGGTCTTTCATTAATGAAATCAGGGGGGAGACGACAATTCCGACGCCGGGACGCAGCAGGGCCGGTATCTGGTAACAGATTGATTTACCGCCCCCGGTCGGCATCAGCACGAAGACGTCGTTTCCGGCAACGACCTGGTCGATTATCTGTTCCTGATATTCGCGAAATTCCTGGTAGCCGAAAGTCTGTTGCAGAATCTCTTTGGCGTTGTTGTTTTCGGTCGGGATATGTTTTTCCATTACGATCTTTAACTCTTGATTGATTCGCATGAATCTTGAAAATTCGGTTTCGCAGTATAACCTGACTGAAGTCAATAGTGATAGGGCTCGATGAATAAATATTAGTAAACAGTTGACAGTTATCAGTCGCCAGGAAAAATCTTGTAGAAACTGTCAACTGCCAACTGTGTTATCCTGCTTTACAAATATTTTACAAATCTTTGACCTCCGCATGACGACGTGTGCTGTGAGACGTGATTGACTGGGGCCAACTTGAACAAACCTGGCGACTCACAACTCACAGCAAACGTAAGGAGGAAAGATTCATGAAAACGACACAAAGAATTCTCAGCCCGATCCTGATTATTGCCGCCCTGTTTTTGGTGGTACCGGTGCAGGCACGGCCACTGGTCGAATGCGATCTGAGCCTCGACCGGACTGTTTTGCCGGCCGGGCAGGCGCAGAGGACCGTCATCAAGGTGAATCTCGATGTGCCGGCTATCCCGGTCGAGACTGACAGGCCGGCGGTCAACCTGACCCTGGTTATGGATCGGTCCGGTTCAATGTCGGGACAGAAAATTAATAAAGCGCGTGAGGCGGCCATTACTGCGCTGCGTCGACTCGGGCCGCAGGATCTCTTTTCCCTGGTTGTTTACGATCATAATGTTCAGACTCTGGTGCCGCCGCAGAGTGCGGCCAATACTGAATGGATCGAATCGCGCATCCGCAGTATCGGTACCGGCGGCAACACCGCGCTGTACGGCGCAGTCAGTCAGGGAGCGGCTGAAGTGCGCAAGAATTTACATCGTTCTCATGTGCACCGGGTGGTGCTGCTCTCCGATGGCCTCGCCAATGTTGGTCCGAGTCAGCCGGCTGATCTCGCCCGCCTGGGTGCTGCCCTGATCAAGGAAGGGATTTCGGTCACGACTATCGGTATCGGCACCGATTTTAACGAGGATCTGATGTCTCAACTGGCTGACCGCAGCGACGGCAACCACTATTTTGTTGAATCGAGCCGTGATCTGCCGCGCATCTTCGCGGCTGAACTTGGAGATGTCCTCTCGGTCGCCGCCCGCAAGGTTATTATTGAGATTGATTGCCCGAACGGGGTTCGGCCGCTCCGTATTATCGGCCGTGACGGACGGATTCGTGGCAACCAGGTGCAGATTCATCTGAATCAACTCTATGGTGGGCAGGAAAAGTATGCATTGATTGAAGTCATGGTAGAACCGGGTCGAGAGAATGCGACACAGAAGATTGCTGATGCCCGTTGTTCTTATGAGAACGCCCTGACCAACAAGCCGGAACGTTCGATGTCGGTCGCCTCGGTCCGTTTCTCGAAGAGCCTTGATGACGTGCGACGCTCGGCGAACAAGCCGGTACAGAAGGCCGTGGTTGAAAACGAGCTCGCCGAAGCGCGCGACAAGGCGCTTGACCTCTACAACGCCGGCAAGAAGGATGAAGCGGTGCAGCAGTTAAAAGAAAAGAAAGCCGAGATATCCTCGCGCAGCCAGGCTCTCGGGTTTGACGATATTGCCGAAGAGGCCGAGGAAGAGCTTGCGGAAGATGAAGAGGTCTTTGCCGCACCGAGCATGGCTCCTTCAGTCCCGAAATCGATCCGGTCCGAAAGCTACAAGGTCCGCAAGCAGCAAAAAGATTATTGATCTGCTATGATGTCCGGGGCTGGGATACCTGCTCCGGACGTATTTAACGCAAAGGGAATATGAACTTCCTTGGCGCCTTTGCGACTTGAGTGAGCGAAGCGAACGGGCGTGAGAATAAAAGCTTTAAAGCTGGTTTAACGCAAAGACGCAAAGTTCGCAAAGTTTAAGCAATGCTAAATGCCAAAGCATTTTAACGGAGAGACGCTGAGGCGCAGAGAGGTATACTTTATTTTGTTTTCCTTGGTGTCTCCGTGTCTTGGTGATGATATTGATGATTTTCATCTCTCTCCGCCTCTCCGTTAAAACGAATTTGAATTTCCTTTGCGCCTTGGCGTCTTGAGTGAGCGAAGCGAACGAGCGTTAAGGTTATTTGATTCCAAGGTTTTTTTAATGACCCGATTCAGACTGATCACATCCTGGCTTCTGCTGCTGATCCCGACCCTGTTGTTGGGGGTCGGCGCACTTTACCTGCTCAAGTGTGAGGAGAGCCGACTCGAAGAGTCAGCCAGGGCGACAGCCAGGGATCGGATTGCCGCCATCGCCGGCAATATCGATCTGGCGATCGCCGAGGTCAAGGACGGACTGGTCGAAACCATGCAAGCCCTGCCGCCCGGAAACCTTGAGCAGCAGGCCGATCTGCTTGAGGAGTGGAAACGGAGTAATCCGCTGGTCCGGAATGTCTTTGTCTGGGCGCCGGGCCGCGGTCTGCTCTATCCGGACCCGGAAATGCCGGCAACTGATGAAGAAGCCGGCTTTATCCGCCGCTACCTGCCATTGTTCACCAATCGGGCTGCCTGGGTTGAACTGCCGATGGATCGTTATCCCGAATCGACAGCGCAGGAGCAGGTCAGCAGTATCCTGCTTGATCGCAAGGAGTTGCGCCAACTGGCCAAACAGGCTCCGGCCACGGCATCTGCCGGTCAATCTTACGCGGCAGAAGAGGATGAATCGCCGCTTGGTTCCGGGGGCTGGCGACACTGGTTCGCCGACAATCGATTGCATCTTATCGGCTGGTATGATTCCGGCGGCGGTGCACAACGGATCGGGGTCGAAGTCGAGATGATGGCACTTTTAAGCCGGTTGCTCGGTAACTTTCCGGTCTCACCGCCCTATGGAGAAACCTATGCCCTGGTTGATGGTAACAGCAATGTTTTCCATCAGGTCGGACCGGTTGAAATTGCCAGTCAGAAACCTTTGGCCAGGGTTTCGATCAACGAGCTGCCGCACTGGCAGGTTTCAGCCTACCCGAATCCCGAATCTGCCGTTTCCGAGAGTGGTTTCTTCCTTGTCTCGTCTCTGCTGGTCGGCATTTTTGTCATTGCGATTCTGTTCGGCGGATCACTGCTTCTCTGGCAGGCGCACCGTAATCAACGTGATGCCCGTCAAAAAACTTCTTTCGTCTCAAACGTTTCCCATGAGTTGAAAACACCGTTGACCACCATTCGTATGTACGCCGAAATGCTTGCTGAAGGGAAGATCAAACAAGAGCAAAAACAGCATGACTACCTGCAAACAATTGTTCGGGAAAGCCAGCGTTTGACCCGTCTGGTCAATAATGTGCTCGATTTCAGTCGTCTCGAACAGGGGCGTAAAGAGTTTTCACAAGAGAGGATCGATCTTGCGGCGTTGTTGCACCAGCTTCTGGATAGCCAGTTGGTGCGCCTTGAAGAGGTTGGCCTCCAGTTGTCCCGGAAAATCGGTGAGGTCCCTGTGCCGATCGATTGTGATCGTGATGCTATCGAACAAATCGTACTTAACCTTGTCGACAATGCCATTAAATACGCGGCCGATGGCAAAAAACTGGTGGTTGAGTTGCAGTCCGGGAGTCACTCCGTGGTCGTTCGGGTTCGCGATAACGGACCAGGAATTCCTGCTCAGCACCGTCAGCAGGTCTTTGCTAAATTTCATCGGGTCGATGCTTCCCTGACAACCCGGAAACAGGGAGCCGGCCTCGGTTTGAGTATTGCTCGCCAGCTGGCTGAAGGGGTCGGCGGGTCACTTGCCTTCTGTCCGAATGCCGGAGGGGGTTCCTGTTTTGAACTGTCGCTGCCGATGGGAATAAACTGATGCGTACACGGATCCTGATCGCTGAAGATGATGCCAGCCTCCGGGTCGGACTGGTTGACCTACTCGAAGCAGAAGGTTATTCGATTATTATTGCCGAAAATGGTCAGCTGGCGCTTGATAAATATCGCGAGGCAAAACCTGACCTCGTAATCCTCGATGTCATGATGCCGGAAATGAGCGGCTACGATGTTTGCCGCGAGATCCGCAAGGAGGACAGTCGGACGCCGATCCTGATGCTGACCGCCAAGGGCGAGGAAATCGACAAGGTGGTCGGTCTCGAACTCGGTGCCGATGATTACGTGACCAAGCCGTTCGGTCTTTACGAACTCCGGGCCCGTGTTGCCGCCGTTCTGCGGCGATCAGCCAATACCCCGGCTGAATCGGGCGCTCAATTGCCGGATACATTTGTGATCGGCCGGTCTGAAATTAACCGGAAAACGTACGAGGTCTTTCGCGGTGAACTGCGCAACGAACTGACAGCGCGTGAACTGAAACTGCTGGAGTTTTTTTACAGCCGCCCGAATGAAGTGTTGTCACGCAATGATCTTTTAAACGCTGCCTGGGGGGTTGATTACTTCGGTACGACCCGGACCCTCGATCAGCACATGGCACAACTGCGTAAAAAGATCGAATCGGATCCGGCCGCACCGATGTTTTTGCTGACTGTGCACGGGGTCGGGTACAAGTACCGACCGGTCTAATCCGTTCGCCACTCATCCATGTAAAAGGGCCGGTGTAAAACGGCCCTTTTCTTGTTCCTGGGGTGAACATTCAGACAACGGGCAGCGGCTCCGGACCTTTGGGGATAATCCCGTTCGGGTTCAGGTCTTTTAAGGAATAGTAGCCTGTTTTGATATGATCAAAACTGACCGTACTGGCAACACCGGTCAATTGGTAGATATTGTTCAGATACCTTGATATGTTCGGATAGTCCTTGATCCTTTTCTTGTTGCATTTGAATATTCCATGGTAGGCAACGTCGAAGCGGACCAGGGTGACAAACAGCCGGACGTCAGTTTCGGTCAGGTGCCGGCCAAAGACGAATGGGCCGCCGTTTCCCTGCAGCCTTCTTTCAAGGTCATCCAGAGCAGAAAAGACTTCATCATAAGCCTCTTCATAGGCTTTCTGGCTCGTTGCAAATCCTGCCCGATAGACCCCGTTGTTCAGCTTTTCGTAGTAAAAATGGTTCAATTTGTCGATCTCTGAACGTAAATCCGGCGGGTAAAAGTCGATCGCGTTATTGGAATAGTCAGTGAAGGCCGAGTTCAGCATTCTCAAAATATCGGCAGACTCATTGTTGACCATGCAGCCCCGTTGTTTGTCCCAGAGTACCGGGACGGTGGCTCTGCCGGTATAAACCGGATCCTGGCGGGTGTAGAGTTCATGCATGTATGTTGAATCGTGCAGATGATCGACGGTCGCTCCGGGGTAGCTCCCGAACTTCCAGCCCTGTGGCGTCATAACCGGAGAGGCTATCGAAACAGAGATAGTCTGTTCGAGCCCGAGAATCTTGCGCACGAACAGGGTGCGGCAAGCCCAGGGGCAGATCAGGGCGACGTAGAGGTGATAACGGTCGGCTGCTGCCGGAAATCCATCGCCGCCGGTCGGACCGGAACGCCCATCGGGAGTGACCCAGTTCCGGATCGAGGAGCGCTGGCGCAAGAATCGGCCAGCATTGTCCTTGTCCTGAACCGGTTGCCAGTCTTTTGTCCACTTGCCATTTACCAGCATGGGTCAACTCCGGATGGGCGGAATCCGCCGGTTGGCTACTTCGCTTTCGTCGCTTCGATTTCTAGTCCGATCTCAACCTCTTCACCGACGACAACGCCGCCGGTTTCAAGAGTTTTATTCCAGGTCAGACCAAAATCCTTGCGATTGATCGTTGTGGTTGCTTCGAATCCGGCTTTGACATTTCCCCACGGATCCTTGACTTCACCGGCAAAGCTTCCCCGAAGTTCAACCAGTTTGGTATTGCCGCGGATTGTCAGTTCACCGTAAACGACAATGTCATTTCCTTTGCCAACGACCCGGGTGCTCTTAAATGTCATTTGCGGATGGTTGGCAACATCGAAAAAGTCGGCGCTGCGCAGATGGTCGTCTCTTTTTTTGTTTCCCGTATCGATCGATGCTGTATTAATCGTGGCACTGACACTCTGGATCGTGCGGTTCTCCGGGTCTGCCTCAATCGTTGCGACGTAATCGGTGAACTCACCACGGACATTTGAGATCACGAGATGGGCGACCTTGAAGTGAACTTGCGAATGAACGTCGTCCACAGTGTAAATCGCGGCGGTTGCCGTTTGAACAGCAAAAATACTGAGTACTAAAATGCTTAAGAATATTTTCCTGGACATGATATGCCTCCGTTATTCAATCGTTTTATGTTTCTTGAGATAGACCGTAGCAGGATAAAGAATAGAATGATAATATGATTATTAAATGAAAAGTATAGTTTTAGACTATAATGATAGGTAGACATTATGACTCTCGATCAATTAAGAATGCTGGTGAAAATCAGGGACACCGGCTCCGTACTGGCTGCCGCCGAGGCTCTGTATCGGACCCAGCCGACAGTCAGTGTTGCGATTCGCAAGCTGGAGGATGAGCTCGGGGTTCAGCTTCTTGACAGAGATCAGTATCGGGCCTGTTTGACACCGGCCGGCGAGACCCTCTGTCGCAAAGCCCGTTCGGTTATCGCCCGGTCGGATGAGTTGTCGGCTTTAGCGGAGCACCTGGCGTCCGGTTATGAGCCTGAGCTCAATATTGCTATTGAAGCGAGCTGCCCGATGCCTTTGATCCTGGAGGTGCTGAAAAATGTTGAACGAATCTATCCGCAAACCCGATTTAATCTGATGGCAGAAAACATCTGGGGCGCCTTGAGTCGGCTGAAGGAGGGTGAGGCCGACCTGGCAATCTCTCCATGGTTTGTTGAAGATACGTCACTGGAATCCAAGACCATGTTGCACGAAACGATGATCGCGGTAGCGTCCCCACAATTCCCGCCATTAAAGTCGGGTGCTCCGCTTGTTTATCAAAGCATGAAAGAGGCGGTTCAGGTGATCGTCAAGGATAGCAGTCGGTTGCCGAAGGAGAAGAAAATCGGGGTCATAGAAGAGGGCCGGCACTGGCTGGTCAATGACCACTACACGAAAAAGGAGATCTTGCTTGCCGGCATGGGTTGGGGCCGACTTCAGCACCATCTGATTGAAAAAGAGCTGGCCGAAGGCAAGCTGGTTCCATTAACGATCAGAAACTATGAGAGTACGCTCGATATTGAAATTCGTATCGCCCGCCGACTTGACAGAACAGCCGGGCCGGTTGCAGCAGAATTGTGGAACGAGTTCAAGGTTATCTGTTGAGGGACCCCAGGTGGCGGGTTCAATAAAAAAGGCTGCCGATTTCGGCAGCCTTTTTGTTGTCAGTATGTCTCGACAAACATCTCGAAATGGTCTCTGGGATGTGCACAGGCCGGGCACTTGTCGAGGGCATGAGTCCCTTCATGGATAAAGCCGCAGTTGCGACACTTCCACGATACCGATTGTTCTTTCTGAAAGACGGTTCCATTTTCAACATTCACCAATAATTTCCGATAGCGGTTTTCATGACTTTCTTCTACCTTGGCGATCGCCCGGAAGGTTTTGGCGACGTCGTGAAATCCTTCCTCGTCGGCAATTTTGGCGGCTTGCGGATAAAGTTCAGTCCATTCTTCGTTCTCTCCGGCAGCGGCTGCCTTCAGGTTCTCGGCTGTGTTGCCGATGACTCCGGCCGGATAGCTCGCGGTAATTTCGACCATCCCGCCTTCAAGATACTTGAAAAACTGTTTGGCATGCTGCAGTTCGTTGTAGGCTGTTTCAAGAAACAGGGCCTCAATTTGCCGGTACCCTTCTTTACGGGCGACCCCGGCGTAATAGGTGTAACGGCTTCTCGCCTGGGACTCACCTGCAAAAGCGGCCAACAGGTTATGTTCTGTTTTGGTTCCTTTTAAACTGCTCATGAATTTCCTCCCTGGTAATCCCGCAATGCGGAATCCTTTTCAGCAATGATCTTCTTAGATTTTATGAATAAATTTGTGTATTATAAGCAAATTGAGCTGAAAGGTGAAAGCTTAATCATCTTTTTGTCGTCCCATAAATCATCTAACAAGGAGGGTGTTGTGGAGCGATCCAGATATATTCAACATAAAGGTCGGGAAATCTATATGCTCGACTGTTCCGACTGCAAACCCCAGGATATCTCTGATATCATTGACGAGTGCGCCCGCCAGGTAAGGTCCCGCCCGGAAGGCTCGGTCAGGACATTAACAATTGCCGGTGGCGGCAAATTTGACAATAATGTTCTGCAGAAGCTGAAAGAGTTGACCCAGGGTAATGCCCCTTATGTCGACCGGGCTGCTGTTGTCGGGATTACCGGTTTGTACAAGGTTGTGATGAACACAGTCAAGCTCTTCAGCAAGCGCCAGTTCCACCTGTTTGACACTGTCGAGGAGGCCAAAGACTTTCTCGCATCCGAGTGAGCGTTGCTTGTATTGACATGTTTTAGTAAAACTGTACAATGCCGACAAATTTTATCTTTAATCAAAAGGAGATGTGGTTATGGCGAAGAAGGGGATGGGTCAGAAAAAAATTATAGGGATCGCGTTGTTGGTCGTCGGTGTGATTCTTATCGTCTGGGGTTTCAATGAAGCCGGTTCGTTCGGCGGCAAGCTTTCGAGCGCCATATCAGGTTCCCCGGGTGACCGGGTTCTCTGGTTCTATATCGCCGGCGGTGTCTGTTCGGTCATCGGTCTGTTTAATATCTTCAAGTAATTTGAAGGTGCTTTATGTTTGTCTGGAAAGAAAAATACGTTCTTGGTATTGGTGAAATCGATAAGCAGCACAAGGCTCTGGTCGACTTAATTAACCGCTTGTTTTCTGCTATGCAGTCCGGCGCAGGTAAGGACGTTCTGGAGGAAACCCTGAATGGTCTTGTCGATTACACCCGCCACCATTTTATGACAGAGGAAATCCTGATGGGGAATTATGATTTTCCCGATGTTGATGCCCATAAAATGGAGCATCGGAAATTTGCTGAAGAGGTTGAAGCTTTCCGGCAAGATTTTCAGTCAGGAAATACCGGGATTTCAATTCAGTTAATCTCCTTTTTGCGCGACTGGCTTGATTCTCATATTTGCGAGACCGATTACAAATACGGTGAATATCTGCGTGGGCAGGGAGCGCGCTAGGATTCTCCAACAATGAATTATGGCGATGCCGAGGGCGGGATAGAATCCTGCCCCCGTTTTTTATGCTCCGGTAAAGATATTGTTGGTTTCCATGTAGGAGTGAACCGTGAAATGTGAAGATCTGACCCTTCAAGGACCTTACTTGTTGCTGATTGA
The nucleotide sequence above comes from Desulfuromonas sp.. Encoded proteins:
- the recQ gene encoding DNA helicase RecQ, with translation MEKHIPTENNNAKEILQQTFGYQEFREYQEQIIDQVVAGNDVFVLMPTGGGKSICYQIPALLRPGVGIVVSPLISLMKDQVDALVANGVRAACYNSSLKAAEARQVLAQLHAGELDLLYVAPERLLNNGFRKRLEELEIALFAIDEAHCVSQWGHDFRPEYIQLGSLRQQFPEIPMLALTATAEKQTRRDILQRLSLNKPLQICASFDRPNIRYTLIDKKKPAEQLRRFLSGRQEESGIVYALSRKRVESIAAKLQDDGYKAAAYHAGLNAETRRTVQEQFLRDDIQIVVATVAFGMGIDKPNVRFVVHYDLPKNIESYYQETGRAGRDGLPAEALLLFGYGDIALSRGLIEQGGNPEQNRIEIQKLNAMAAFAESGTCRRRALLGYFSEQLGEDCGNCDICLDPPESFDATEDARKALSCVFRVGQRFGIGHVVDVLRGAKTERIYSLQHEKLSTWGIGKDQNQDHWSHLLRQLIHLGYLEQDMANYSIIKLTEAARPLLRGEKKLSLSRLRVKPERNKKPARKIAGIEYDEDLFQLLRARRKQIADRDGVPPYVVFGDGSLAEMAATLPTNREDMLGINGVGQTKLERYGDEFIDEIIEYMCK
- a CDS encoding glutathione-dependent reductase, which translates into the protein MLVNGKWTKDWQPVQDKDNAGRFLRQRSSIRNWVTPDGRSGPTGGDGFPAAADRYHLYVALICPWACRTLFVRKILGLEQTISVSIASPVMTPQGWKFGSYPGATVDHLHDSTYMHELYTRQDPVYTGRATVPVLWDKQRGCMVNNESADILRMLNSAFTDYSNNAIDFYPPDLRSEIDKLNHFYYEKLNNGVYRAGFATSQKAYEEAYDEVFSALDDLERRLQGNGGPFVFGRHLTETDVRLFVTLVRFDVAYHGIFKCNKKRIKDYPNISRYLNNIYQLTGVASTVSFDHIKTGYYSLKDLNPNGIIPKGPEPLPVV
- a CDS encoding transcriptional regulator; translated protein: MTLDQLRMLVKIRDTGSVLAAAEALYRTQPTVSVAIRKLEDELGVQLLDRDQYRACLTPAGETLCRKARSVIARSDELSALAEHLASGYEPELNIAIEASCPMPLILEVLKNVERIYPQTRFNLMAENIWGALSRLKEGEADLAISPWFVEDTSLESKTMLHETMIAVASPQFPPLKSGAPLVYQSMKEAVQVIVKDSSRLPKEKKIGVIEEGRHWLVNDHYTKKEILLAGMGWGRLQHHLIEKELAEGKLVPLTIRNYESTLDIEIRIARRLDRTAGPVAAELWNEFKVIC
- a CDS encoding hemerythrin, encoding MFVWKEKYVLGIGEIDKQHKALVDLINRLFSAMQSGAGKDVLEETLNGLVDYTRHHFMTEEILMGNYDFPDVDAHKMEHRKFAEEVEAFRQDFQSGNTGISIQLISFLRDWLDSHICETDYKYGEYLRGQGAR
- a CDS encoding rubrerythrin family protein produces the protein MSSLKGTKTEHNLLAAFAGESQARSRYTYYAGVARKEGYRQIEALFLETAYNELQHAKQFFKYLEGGMVEITASYPAGVIGNTAENLKAAAAGENEEWTELYPQAAKIADEEGFHDVAKTFRAIAKVEESHENRYRKLLVNVENGTVFQKEQSVSWKCRNCGFIHEGTHALDKCPACAHPRDHFEMFVETY
- a CDS encoding DNA-binding response regulator, producing MRTRILIAEDDASLRVGLVDLLEAEGYSIIIAENGQLALDKYREAKPDLVILDVMMPEMSGYDVCREIRKEDSRTPILMLTAKGEEIDKVVGLELGADDYVTKPFGLYELRARVAAVLRRSANTPAESGAQLPDTFVIGRSEINRKTYEVFRGELRNELTARELKLLEFFYSRPNEVLSRNDLLNAAWGVDYFGTTRTLDQHMAQLRKKIESDPAAPMFLLTVHGVGYKYRPV